A segment of the Panacibacter ginsenosidivorans genome:
ACAAAGGTTTGTATAAAAATTTATTTATTAAATTTTGGAAGACGGATTGATTTGCAGACAACTCAAATAAAAAAGGGGTTTCAAAATTATTTGAAACCCCTTTGTATAAAAGCCAAATCTATATATTCTAGTGAACAGAATTTAATGGTTTGAACATAAGTTTACTTCTTAGTGCAAATACATTTGCTGCAGATGTAGTAGTAGTTGTAGCACATGGAGGCGTTAATACAAAATCTTTTAGATCGCGGGCTCTACGCAGAATATCGTTAAACATGCGCAGTGAATTTAATTTGCCGCCACGACCAGCAGCGTCCCTTACCATCATACTATCGTTATCTGGATTATTATCGAAATCTATAGCACCACCGCGCCCTGCAGTTCCTGAAAGAAATCCGGATAGTGTAGCTTCGGTACCAAAAAATACGGGGTCAACATGAGTGAAAAAGGTTTGTAATTCACCAGCATGACAACCTGTACAGGTATTTCTTGAAAAGACATGACGTGCGGTGGTATTTTTTATACGTGCTGGATTATTCTTGGTTTGTATCCCATCCCAGTGATAGATACCAGTAGGTTGCCCAACAGGTTCACCTAGAATCTGTGCATGCCCGCCAAGAAATGGCTGTCCGTTTATGCTGTCAGGAATTACATACGCATCATTAATGATTGGCCTCTTATTATTATTGATCCAGTTAACCATTGCCCTAACATCAGGATTATCAACCTGTGCGTTATACAGATCACGCGGTATCTGACCAACGGTTTTTTGAAAAAGCTTTCTTTCGGGGTCGATCATCAGATTAAATTCTCTGAATTCATATCTTTTAATACTCCCGTCTTCAGGAGCAAACTCAAGCTCATTAGTCCTGATTGCATCCAATGCAATTTTCGAATCCCTTCCCGGAGCAGAACCCCAAAGAGTATAACGGTTAGTAATATCTTCCAATGCAGCATTGTACTCCGGACTACCTAACACAAGATCTTTGAGATCATACCATCTGCGAGCCCAGCTTTGCAAGCTGTCACAATTATTTTTAGAAGTAATACCATATTCAACCACCATGGTCGCCTGTAAAGGTGCTGTGCAGGTACTGTCTATTAAACAAAATGTATAACGCCCTTCTCCGGCAGGTATTCCAGCTGCTCTTTCACGAATATCGAACCTGTTTACAATTGCAGTTAATTTATAAGGAGCAAAGCGCATATCCAATTGACCAGGAGGCGCCCCTGCTGCTTCACTTTTTTCTAACCATGGCGTAATTACTTTATCTGTTATAAGAGGGCGTGGAGGTACTGTATCTCCATTGATCTCTCTTTGTACCTGCCAGTTGTGTAAAAATTTCATTACAAAATCAGATAGCTCAGCATCTGTAGGGTCAACGTCTGCAGAGGATTTTGCAAGGTTCTTCATGATGGTCTTAAATGTCCATGGGCCATCTATATTACCAGTTTGGGTACATGGATTCCAGGTACGGGTGGGATCTTCTACAACAGCCAAATCAGTAATGAAAATACAATTCCTTCTTACAGAATCGATCAGCTCATTTCCACCACCTATAAGATCTGATATAGAAACTGCCTGAACTTTATCAAAAGACTGTGGATCAAATGTACCTCTATTACAATCCTGCGGATTTGCGATTGCTCTATTATAAAATTGCACTTGTGGGCCATTTTTTTTCGCCTCACTATATAAAGACATAGCTGTTTTCCGGAACTCATTTACATCAGCAAAAATTTTGGTAGTGAAAATACCATCGCCTGCGACTTTATCAAATCCCTGGCCATCATCTCTTAAAACAAGCTGTTCTCCATTATTGTCAACAGTAATTGATGTTCCTGAGTAGTTTTCAAAAGAGTAAACGGCCATTAACAAGAGGTGATAATTATCGCCAGGTATTTTTTGCACAAGAACATCTTCTGCCGGTGGGTTACGATCTGTAGTGCCATCAAATCCATAATTATCATCTGCCAGATATGCAGCGTAATCATTGTCATCTACCCATGGCAATGCTGTATTATTTGTTGAAAATATTCTGGAGAATGCAGGATCACTGGTTTTGCCTGATTGTTTATTCCTGTCCCAGGAAATAAAAGCAAAAGTCAACAAAGCAATTCCAAAAACAATGATCGTTTGTTTTGAAGTTTTCATAGTTAAATAGTTGGGTCTACAAAAATTTAAAATAGTCTGGGTTGATTTTTATACAACACTAATATTGATCGATCATTGGAGATTGGACTTTCTTAGCAGTTAATGATTCTGGAATGCCAGTAATTTATACATTAAAAACCGCTTGCAGGAATTGCTATTATGCTGTTTAGATTGAGCTATAGTTTTAGTAATGGTTTGTTTAACATTAAAGCACTTAGCTTTTCAACGCACTAAAAGCAATGTCACGAAATTGAGGAATAAAATCGAGTTTACTCTGATAAACAGCTTAAAAAATTTAAATGTACCCTTGTAAAAACCTGAAAATTTTCTAAAAATTAATTGCACAACTTTGCTTTAAACAACAACAAATGAATAATGAAATCATCTTTACATGAATATTACTGATCACAAAATTTGCCTGTTGATCAAAATTCTTAAGCACACCGTATTTTATTTGCTCATTAGAAAAAAAGCCCTGAAGTGTGCGACGCAACGAAAGCCTGATAACTATTATAAAGCCCGGATCATAAAAATTTTATAAATGCAGTTATTTTGGCGAAGGCATACTAAACTTTTTTAAAGTCAAATTAACCATTGATTTAAATTTTTTCAACTCATCCTGCTGCTGTTTGATAAAACTGTTTTCGGAAAGCAAGCCTACAACATTGTTCATTTCTTCTTCTGAATCGTAAACCATGCTACGGAATGGATTAGTATAATCTTTTGCTCTTGACTCTTTTATTTTAGCGGCTATCCATTCTTTGGTTGTAATAAGTTCTGCGAGAATTGTAATTATATCATTACCGGAAAGCTTCTTAGCTGTTAATGCCTTAATTTCAAGCAGAGCAGCAATAGCATGGGCTGTTTTATTTGTAACATAACGGGTAGCCATCTCATCATAAACGCTGTGCAGCTGATCCCATGAATTAATTTTATTTTCTTTTACCCTTTGACGAATCAGTGCAACATCTTTTTTCAGCAATAACTGTCCGCCGGCATTCAGCCATTCTGAGCGACTGCCCGCTTTAGGCAAAACTTCTTTTACTGCTTCAAAAGAAGTCGCATTATTTTCTTTAATGAGATTAAACAAATGCAGGGCACCATAATAGGTGATCATCTGTTCAAACAAGTTATAAGATTGCTGAACTTTTATAATGACGGTTTTGCGTTTGTGATTTTCAAAACCTTCAGCTAAAATCTCAAGTTCATCAATAATAGCATCATTATTTTTCAGTAGCTGCTTACCTTTTTTACTGCAATCATCATTATTAATGCTGGTATCTGGATTTTCTTTTTTATAAAAAGCACGTCCTGTAAATAATTCCAGCATCTTCATCGCATCAAACATTTCATTCACAGTATCAGGTGCCAGGTAATCATATTCCATATTCTGAATGGGTTGAATACGCTTGTCCCTATCTCCATACTTCCATGCATTACGTGCCAAAGCATACATATTATACATGAACCAGTACCCGGGCATTACCGTAAGAAAATCTTTACTGCTATCAATACTTACCAATGAAAAAGGTATTGGAATATTCAATTCGTAGGAGTAATCCGCTTTTGCAAGAATAGTAAAGCTGGCAAATTTAGAATTATGCTTCAGGCTTACACATAAGCCCGGCCAGAAACCACGGCCTGCAACGATCTCTCCATCTGCAGCCCTTGAGTTATGATTAGAGCCAATAGTAGCACCCGCAGGAATATTACTCTGTCCCATTACCAATGCTGCACATAAAAAAGAGTTATTATGATGCTGTTCATGTGCAGGAAAAATAAGAGAATTCAATACTTCGCAACAGGAGATGGTTGCATTATTCCCGAGATAAGAATTGATAAGCCTTGCGCCATATTTCAATTGCGAGTTGCTGGCCATAACAAACCTTACTGCCTTAACACCATAAAATATCCTGCAGCCAAAACCAATGATACCATTTACCAATTCGCACCCTTCGCCTATCTGAGATATACCTTCTGGCCCCGAATTAATGGTAAGGTTCTTTAATTTATTAGCACCTTTTATATACGCATCACTGCCGATCCAAACATCTTTTATAATGGCGCAGTTCTTTATCACGGTTCTGTCGCCGATCTTACCATAATAGCCGCGTTCTTTTTTGAATTGCCTTTCGGTGAATATTTTAAATTGTTCCAATAACTTTTCATCGTCACGATACTTACTCCACAACCACGCATCAGCAGGCAACATATCATTAAAAGGAATAACACTGCGTCCACCATTTTCATTACATATCTCCATCCATATACGCACAGACTCCGGCTCGCCTTCTTTTACTATACCAATACCAAACTTTGCATGATCGGTAGTAATCAATTCATTTACATTTACAATGATCACCTCATTACCTATTACATAATGCGATAAATAATTTACATTATCCACCACTACATTATCGCCAAGATCGCAACTGATGATAGTGGAATTATATAAACCCACCACATATTTCATATCACTAAACTCCAGGTAACAGGGTTCCAGTTTGCCAATACGCACCAGGCCAAAAAATTTACAGTTCCTTACCAGTTCAGGATTGAATGCATCGCTCACCAATATCTTGTTCCAGTCGTCACTTGCATTGCGGTTCTTAACCAGCGCCTCAATTTCATATGCTGTAAGGTTGCGGTATTCAATGCCGCTGCGATTCTGTACCTCACGCAGGTAATATTCATCTTTACCTTTTGGTAGATATTCAGGTTTTATAAAATTGTAACCCAGTTTATCAATTGAGCTTTTCTTTATATTATTCTGCGCCATTGTTTGTAGTGTTTTTATGAGCCAAACGAAAATACAGCTATTAAGCTTTCGTTGCGTCGCACTCTTGTACTGTGGAAATTTCTGTTGAACTGTTGAAATTATATTGTTATAGCGGCATTCCATAGCGTAAACGGGAAGCGTACTTCTAGTTAAGGATAATGGTTAACGGAGGGGTGGTGGATGATAGGCTGATTTTCAGGAATAAGAAAACTATTATATTGCGTGTAATAGCTTTAATTAATATGGGACAAAAAATGACAAGATTTGAAAAGATAAATGTTTTCAATATTATATTGACATTACTTCTCAGCGCTATCGCAGTAATGTTATCGTATAACTCATACAGGATTAGCGAGAATACATTCACTCTTTCAGAAAAAGTAGACAGGCTAAATATGGCTCAATCGGAAATTGAGTTAAAAAGTTCAGTATTTGCATTGTTTACTACAATTGACATGTTAAGGCAAAATGACGCCGAAGGAAAGAATTTAGACAAATGCATTAAATCGT
Coding sequences within it:
- a CDS encoding choice-of-anchor X domain-containing protein, whose product is MKTSKQTIIVFGIALLTFAFISWDRNKQSGKTSDPAFSRIFSTNNTALPWVDDNDYAAYLADDNYGFDGTTDRNPPAEDVLVQKIPGDNYHLLLMAVYSFENYSGTSITVDNNGEQLVLRDDGQGFDKVAGDGIFTTKIFADVNEFRKTAMSLYSEAKKNGPQVQFYNRAIANPQDCNRGTFDPQSFDKVQAVSISDLIGGGNELIDSVRRNCIFITDLAVVEDPTRTWNPCTQTGNIDGPWTFKTIMKNLAKSSADVDPTDAELSDFVMKFLHNWQVQREINGDTVPPRPLITDKVITPWLEKSEAAGAPPGQLDMRFAPYKLTAIVNRFDIRERAAGIPAGEGRYTFCLIDSTCTAPLQATMVVEYGITSKNNCDSLQSWARRWYDLKDLVLGSPEYNAALEDITNRYTLWGSAPGRDSKIALDAIRTNELEFAPEDGSIKRYEFREFNLMIDPERKLFQKTVGQIPRDLYNAQVDNPDVRAMVNWINNNKRPIINDAYVIPDSINGQPFLGGHAQILGEPVGQPTGIYHWDGIQTKNNPARIKNTTARHVFSRNTCTGCHAGELQTFFTHVDPVFFGTEATLSGFLSGTAGRGGAIDFDNNPDNDSMMVRDAAGRGGKLNSLRMFNDILRRARDLKDFVLTPPCATTTTTSAANVFALRSKLMFKPLNSVH
- a CDS encoding DUF4954 family protein, producing MAQNNIKKSSIDKLGYNFIKPEYLPKGKDEYYLREVQNRSGIEYRNLTAYEIEALVKNRNASDDWNKILVSDAFNPELVRNCKFFGLVRIGKLEPCYLEFSDMKYVVGLYNSTIISCDLGDNVVVDNVNYLSHYVIGNEVIIVNVNELITTDHAKFGIGIVKEGEPESVRIWMEICNENGGRSVIPFNDMLPADAWLWSKYRDDEKLLEQFKIFTERQFKKERGYYGKIGDRTVIKNCAIIKDVWIGSDAYIKGANKLKNLTINSGPEGISQIGEGCELVNGIIGFGCRIFYGVKAVRFVMASNSQLKYGARLINSYLGNNATISCCEVLNSLIFPAHEQHHNNSFLCAALVMGQSNIPAGATIGSNHNSRAADGEIVAGRGFWPGLCVSLKHNSKFASFTILAKADYSYELNIPIPFSLVSIDSSKDFLTVMPGYWFMYNMYALARNAWKYGDRDKRIQPIQNMEYDYLAPDTVNEMFDAMKMLELFTGRAFYKKENPDTSINNDDCSKKGKQLLKNNDAIIDELEILAEGFENHKRKTVIIKVQQSYNLFEQMITYYGALHLFNLIKENNATSFEAVKEVLPKAGSRSEWLNAGGQLLLKKDVALIRQRVKENKINSWDQLHSVYDEMATRYVTNKTAHAIAALLEIKALTAKKLSGNDIITILAELITTKEWIAAKIKESRAKDYTNPFRSMVYDSEEEMNNVVGLLSENSFIKQQQDELKKFKSMVNLTLKKFSMPSPK